One Nitrospira sp. genomic window, GCTTGAGTGGCCCAAACTGCATGGTCTGCCGTCCTCGCTCGGCCATGACTTCGATGGGAATACAGCTTTCAAAATAGGCAACTTTTTCAAATTCTTTCGGCTGAACTTTTTCTGCCGCCATCATGGCGTCGTACAATGCATTATACGCCGCTTCATCCATGGGGCAGTTCAGATAGTCCGCCCCGCCCTTTCCATACCGTGACGCGCGATACACGATGTCCATGTTGATGGACTCGGCGTCGATGATGGGTGAGATGGCATCGAAAAAATAGAGGTGTCGCTCGTGCGTCAGTTCGCTGATCGCCTTCGACAATTTGTCTGACGTGAGCGGACCGGTGGCGATGATCGTGACGCCATCGGATGGGATCTCCGTCACCTCTTCGCGAATGATCCGAATATTGGGGTGTCCTTCCAGCGCCTGCGTGATGGCACGCGCGAAGACCTCGCGATCCACCGCCAGCGCTGACCCGGCCGGCACGCGCGCCTCTTCCGCTGCGCGAATCACCAGTGAGTTCAGGCGCCGCATCTCGCCCTTGAGAATGCCGGGGGCATTGAGCGGATCCATCGATCCCAGCGAGTTGGAACAGACGAGTTCCGCCAGATCGCCGGTTTTGTGCGCTTTCGTCGTCTCTTTCGGACGCATCTCATAGAGCGTCACCTTGGCTCCGCGATGTGCCGCCTGCCAGGCCGCTTCCGAGCCGGCCAGACCGCCTCCGATGATGACGATGTCTTCACGCATGAATGGGGAACCTTTGAAAAGATGGAAGGAGGCACATTGTAAGAATCGCCTTTTCTCGATGTCAAGAAACGGAGGGTGGTGCCACGCATGCCCACGCAGCCGCCATCTCCTCGACACAGGCCACCAAGCCGCACAATCTTCCTGGCAAGCATCGTCGAGTTGGTTGCTCCCTTTCGCCGGACCATGTTAGACTGCGATCGGTGCGGGCGATTAGCTCAGTGGGAGAGCGCTTCCTTCACACGGAAGAGGCCACAGGTTCGATACCTGTATCGCCCACCAATTTTTCAACGACTTCCGAGACAGCACTCTAAAAACCGCAACACCGTCCTCACGTCTCTGCGCCCCAGCCAGTCGACATGCGACGCAGGCCCGCCTTGCCTCCCGGCCAGGAGAAACGTGTTGCTGTGTGACGCGCTCCGACTTGAACATCGTTCCCTCCATTTGAGCCCTGTTCCCGCTCGTCTCGCCCTAGGCGAATCACCGTAC contains:
- the trmFO gene encoding methylenetetrahydrofolate--tRNA-(uracil(54)-C(5))-methyltransferase (FADH(2)-oxidizing) TrmFO, coding for MREDIVIIGGGLAGSEAAWQAAHRGAKVTLYEMRPKETTKAHKTGDLAELVCSNSLGSMDPLNAPGILKGEMRRLNSLVIRAAEEARVPAGSALAVDREVFARAITQALEGHPNIRIIREEVTEIPSDGVTIIATGPLTSDKLSKAISELTHERHLYFFDAISPIIDAESINMDIVYRASRYGKGGADYLNCPMDEAAYNALYDAMMAAEKVQPKEFEKVAYFESCIPIEVMAERGRQTMQFGPLKPVGLEDPKTGKRPYAVVQLRTENVHGTCYNMVGFQTKLTYPEQKRVFRLIPGLEQAEFLRFGSLHRNTFINSPQLLRETLQLKSRGTVFFAGQLVGVEGYTESAAMGGIAGINAARGLAGQPLVTPPPTSAHGCLIAHLTKSDPAHFQPMNTNFGLFPPVSVKTRDKDQKRRLIQQRAVEDFDAWIAQSGIS